The Camelina sativa cultivar DH55 chromosome 14, Cs, whole genome shotgun sequence genome includes a window with the following:
- the LOC104740798 gene encoding uncharacterized protein LOC104740798 translates to MGPMIRTEEEEDCTIPPWLMPMLRGSYFVPCSIHVDSNKNECNLFCLDCAGKAFCSYCLVKHKDHRVVQIRRSSYHNVVRVNEIQKFIDISCVQTYIINSAKIVFLNERPQPRIGKGVTNTCEICCRSLLDSFRFCSLGCKLGGMKRGDTTLTFSLKGKHGREYQGGSESDEATTPTKMRKTNAFNRLMSGLSISTVRFDDYGPGGGDQRSSSSGDEGGFSFSPGTPPIYNHRNSSRRKGVPHRAPF, encoded by the exons ATG GGACCGATGATAagaacagaggaggaagaagactgTACGATTCCACCGTGGTTAATGCCAATGCTACGAGGGAGTTACTTCGTCCCCTGTTCGATCCACGTCGACTCAAACAAAAACGAATGCAACCTGTTCTGTCTTGATTGTGCTGGAAAGGCCTTTTGCTCTTACTGTTTAGTCAAACATAAAGACCATCGTGTTGTTCAG ATACGAAGATCTTCGTACCATAACGTGGTGAGAGTGAATGAGATACAGAAGTTTATAGACATCTCTTGCGTCCAGACGTATATCATCAACAGCGCAAAGATTGTGTTCCTCAATGAAAGACCTCAGCCTAGAATCGGCAAAGGTGTTACAAACACTTGTGAAATCTGTTGCAGAAGCCTCCTTGATTCTTTCCGTTTCTGCTCTCTCGGCTGCAAG CTTGGAGGGATGAAGAGAGGAGATACAACTCTAACCTTCTCTTTGAAAGGGAAGCATGGTAGAGAGTACCAAGGTGGTTCGGAATCAGATGAAGCTACAACACCAACTAAGATGCGCAAGACCAATGCTTTCAACCGTCTGATGAGTGGTCTTTCAATCTCAACCGTTAGATTCGATGACTACGGTCCAGGTGGTGGTGATCAAAGGTCTTCAAGCTCTGGTGATGAAGGTGGGTTTAGTTTCTCTCCAGGAACACCTCCGATCTACAATCACCGGAACTCAAGCAGACGAAAGGGTGTCCCTCACCGTGCTCCGTT